In Campylobacter sp. VBCF_01 NA2, one DNA window encodes the following:
- a CDS encoding RelA/SpoT family protein, whose product MESLTRISDGYLESLIEDIVETKEIEDAKRLLYSLKEPTPVLVDAINLCVTQHEGQFRKSGEPYAIHPILVACFVAFMGGDDAMVISALLHDVVEDTDFSTEQVGDRFGEDVAKIVEGMTKIVNIREDKLAPSGDKNAKLRTTALTFRKMLMISIEDQRVLVVKLCDRLHNMLTLEALRPDKQKRIGEETLLVYAPIAHRLGISSIKNILEDLSFKYVMPKEYATIANYVEEHKQQLQINLSKFSETISEYLLTNGFSENSFEIQKRMKHYYSIYLKMQRKGISIEEVLDLLAIRIIVQKPMDCYLALGVIHTKFNPLISRFKDYIALPKQNGYQTIHTTVFNDSMIVEVQIRTTEMHNTAELGVAAHWKYKYSGSLNPKLDWISDIGLQEADDSNADDLYEYAKDSLYIEDIAVYSPKGGIFTLPRGATALDYAYEIHSQVGLKAVEAFVNRIKVPLLTELQNGDIVHIITGNNPHYRCSWLNSVKTGKARATIKAFCKQKIRDVNQEVAIKILSAIFATTEESVINWVEKENLIKKVGKASYDSVFLKDVVNALKKYPLKEKLFNMKFRDKYSVEKQKFDNIVVYSNYKINEVEFDYCCNPKRGDDIIGFRNGHNVTVHHKLCERAANLMKSDEMIFVKWTRNAPHRYKIILNIENKRGSLAEFLTYLAKLSVDLVSINLNENNEAVSDFFEIIIELNENLDHTYIKDRLKNRYKIADFISLDDVYKN is encoded by the coding sequence ATGGAATCATTGACAAGGATTAGTGACGGCTATTTGGAAAGCCTTATCGAAGATATTGTCGAAACAAAAGAGATCGAGGACGCCAAACGGCTACTTTATAGCCTAAAAGAGCCTACCCCAGTGCTTGTAGATGCGATAAATTTATGCGTTACACAGCATGAGGGGCAGTTTCGTAAAAGTGGCGAACCATACGCAATCCACCCTATTTTAGTCGCATGTTTTGTCGCATTTATGGGCGGCGATGACGCTATGGTCATTTCTGCGCTTTTGCACGATGTGGTCGAGGATACGGATTTTAGCACCGAGCAAGTTGGGGATAGATTTGGCGAAGATGTCGCAAAAATCGTAGAGGGTATGACAAAAATCGTAAATATCCGCGAGGATAAACTAGCCCCTTCTGGCGATAAAAACGCCAAGCTTCGCACCACAGCTCTGACATTTCGCAAAATGCTAATGATCTCTATCGAAGATCAACGCGTTTTGGTAGTCAAACTCTGCGATAGGCTCCATAATATGCTAACCCTAGAAGCACTCCGCCCAGATAAGCAAAAACGCATAGGCGAAGAGACGCTTCTAGTTTATGCGCCAATCGCGCACAGACTTGGAATTTCATCGATTAAAAATATCTTAGAAGATTTAAGCTTCAAATATGTAATGCCAAAAGAATACGCCACAATCGCAAACTATGTCGAAGAGCATAAACAACAGCTCCAAATAAATTTAAGCAAATTTAGCGAAACGATTAGCGAGTATCTGCTTACAAACGGATTTAGCGAAAACAGCTTTGAAATTCAAAAGCGTATGAAGCATTACTATTCAATCTACCTAAAAATGCAAAGAAAGGGCATTTCGATTGAAGAGGTTTTGGATTTGCTAGCTATCCGCATAATCGTGCAAAAACCGATGGATTGCTATCTAGCACTTGGCGTAATTCACACCAAATTTAACCCCTTGATTTCGCGCTTTAAAGACTATATCGCCCTACCTAAACAAAACGGCTACCAGACGATTCACACGACCGTTTTTAACGACAGCATGATAGTCGAGGTCCAAATCCGCACCACAGAGATGCACAATACAGCTGAACTTGGCGTGGCTGCGCACTGGAAATACAAATACTCTGGCTCACTAAATCCTAAGCTTGATTGGATTAGCGATATTGGCTTGCAAGAAGCCGATGATTCAAACGCTGATGATTTATACGAATATGCCAAAGATAGCCTATATATCGAGGATATCGCAGTGTATTCGCCAAAGGGCGGAATTTTCACGCTCCCACGAGGTGCGACTGCGCTTGATTACGCTTATGAAATACACTCACAAGTCGGTCTTAAAGCCGTCGAAGCCTTTGTCAATCGCATAAAAGTCCCGCTTCTAACCGAGCTTCAAAACGGCGATATCGTCCATATCATCACAGGAAACAACCCGCACTATCGTTGTAGCTGGCTAAATTCTGTCAAAACAGGCAAGGCAAGAGCCACAATTAAGGCATTTTGCAAACAAAAAATTCGCGATGTAAATCAAGAAGTAGCGATTAAAATTTTAAGTGCGATTTTCGCTACGACCGAAGAGAGCGTGATAAACTGGGTAGAAAAAGAAAATTTAATCAAAAAAGTCGGTAAAGCAAGCTATGATTCGGTATTTTTGAAAGATGTCGTAAATGCACTGAAAAAATACCCACTCAAAGAGAAGCTTTTCAATATGAAATTCCGCGATAAATACAGCGTAGAAAAGCAAAAATTCGACAATATCGTGGTGTATTCAAACTACAAAATCAACGAAGTAGAGTTTGATTACTGCTGTAATCCTAAACGCGGGGACGATATCATCGGATTTCGCAACGGACACAATGTCACGGTTCATCACAAGCTTTGCGAAAGAGCGGCAAATTTAATGAAAAGCGATGAAATGATTTTCGTCAAATGGACGCGAAACGCGCCACACAGATACAAAATCATACTAAACATAGAAAACAAGCGAGGCTCGCTGGCTGAGTTTTTAACATATTTGGCTAAACTAAGCGTCGATTTAGTTTCGATAAATTTGAACGAAAACAACGAAGCTGTGTCTGATTTTTTCGAAATCATTATAGAATTAAACGAAAATTTAGACCACACTTATATCAAAGACAGATTAAAAAATAGATATAAAATCGCTGATTTTATATCATTAGATGATGTGTATAAAAACTAA
- the pyrH gene encoding UMP kinase → MAKFNRVLVKFSGEALAGKDGFGIDSEILKFIAREIKQLVDNGIEVGIVIGGGNIIRGVSAAAGGIIKRTSGDHMGMLATVINAIAMREALEYNGIDVRVQSAIKMEAICETFIIGRAKRHLEKKRVVIFAAGTGNPFFTTDTAGTLRAVEISADAIIKATKVNGIYDKDPHKFDDAVLLNTITYDQALHDNIKVMDDTAIALAKDNKLPIIVCNMFESGNLHKIINNGDLSQCSIVKN, encoded by the coding sequence ATGGCAAAATTTAATCGTGTGCTCGTTAAATTTTCAGGCGAGGCACTGGCTGGAAAAGATGGTTTTGGAATAGATAGTGAAATTTTAAAATTTATAGCCAGAGAGATTAAACAGCTCGTCGATAACGGTATCGAGGTAGGTATCGTAATCGGTGGCGGAAACATAATCCGTGGCGTAAGCGCGGCAGCTGGCGGTATCATCAAACGCACAAGTGGCGATCACATGGGCATGCTAGCAACCGTAATCAACGCAATCGCTATGCGCGAAGCACTCGAATACAACGGCATAGATGTGCGCGTGCAAAGCGCGATAAAAATGGAAGCGATCTGCGAAACCTTCATCATCGGCAGAGCCAAAAGACATTTGGAGAAAAAACGGGTCGTAATCTTTGCAGCAGGCACTGGAAATCCATTTTTTACCACTGATACAGCTGGCACCTTGCGCGCAGTCGAAATCAGCGCAGACGCGATTATCAAAGCAACAAAGGTAAATGGAATTTATGACAAAGATCCGCATAAATTCGATGACGCAGTGCTTTTAAATACCATTACCTACGATCAAGCCTTGCACGATAATATCAAGGTCATGGACGATACCGCAATCGCCCTAGCTAAGGACAACAAGCTTCCAATCATCGTATGCAATATGTTTGAGAGCGGAAATTTACACAAAATCATCAATAACGGCGATTTAAGCCAATGTTCAATCGTAAAAAACTAA
- the yajC gene encoding preprotein translocase subunit YajC translates to MEQGSLFGTLLPLIVFVGIFYFLLIRPQQKQAKEHKAMVDALAKGDKIVTSGGLKCTVVKTSEDFITVKLNDDVIVELDKLYIARRLDA, encoded by the coding sequence ATGGAACAAGGAAGTCTTTTTGGAACATTATTACCTCTAATTGTCTTTGTTGGGATTTTTTACTTTTTGCTAATCAGACCGCAACAAAAACAAGCAAAAGAGCATAAAGCTATGGTTGATGCGCTCGCTAAGGGCGATAAAATCGTCACAAGTGGCGGACTAAAATGCACAGTCGTAAAAACAAGTGAGGATTTTATCACAGTTAAGCTTAATGATGATGTTATCGTCGAACTAGACAAACTTTATATCGCAAGAAGGTTAGATGCGTAG
- a CDS encoding nitronate monooxygenase, protein MSVKIGKYEIKHPIIQGGMGLGISWDKLAGNVSLNGGLGVISSVGTGYYDDLKFSEKCIHDRPFSSLNFYNKKALTQIVKNAREICGDAPLAMNIMCAANDYERIVKDSCEAGINIIISGAGLPTNLPEFTADFPDVALMPIVSSAKALKIIAKRWSGRYNRLPDGVVLEGPLSGGHQGFTYEQCTDPEYQLEKLIPQVRAEIDSWGDFPLFAAGGIWDKNDIDKAKSLGANGVQMGTRFIGTFECDAHEKFKEVLLKATKEDIKLLKSPVGYPARGIHTNLQDMIAAGSAPKISCVSNCVAPCERGKGAKLVGYCIADRLSDAYLGRQESGLFFTGANGWKLNEIISVKELMEKLVNGEDS, encoded by the coding sequence ATGAGCGTTAAAATCGGCAAATACGAGATCAAACACCCTATTATCCAAGGCGGAATGGGGCTAGGGATTAGCTGGGACAAACTAGCTGGAAATGTCAGCTTAAATGGCGGTTTGGGCGTGATTAGCTCAGTAGGGACTGGATATTATGACGACCTGAAATTTTCGGAAAAGTGTATCCACGATAGACCATTTTCTTCGCTAAATTTTTATAACAAAAAAGCCCTTACTCAAATCGTAAAAAACGCTCGCGAAATCTGTGGCGACGCACCACTAGCGATGAATATTATGTGCGCGGCTAATGATTATGAGCGCATTGTAAAGGATTCTTGCGAAGCTGGGATAAATATCATCATCAGCGGTGCTGGACTTCCTACGAATTTGCCCGAATTTACCGCCGATTTCCCAGATGTCGCGCTTATGCCTATCGTTTCATCTGCCAAGGCTCTAAAAATCATAGCCAAGCGTTGGAGTGGTAGATACAACCGCCTGCCCGATGGCGTCGTGCTAGAAGGTCCATTAAGTGGCGGTCATCAGGGCTTTACCTACGAGCAATGCACTGACCCAGAGTATCAGCTAGAAAAATTAATCCCGCAAGTAAGAGCCGAAATTGATAGCTGGGGCGATTTTCCACTATTTGCAGCAGGTGGAATTTGGGACAAAAACGATATAGATAAAGCCAAAAGCCTAGGCGCAAACGGCGTTCAAATGGGCACTAGATTTATCGGCACATTTGAGTGCGACGCCCACGAGAAATTTAAAGAAGTCTTACTAAAAGCCACAAAAGAAGATATCAAACTTCTAAAATCCCCAGTAGGCTACCCTGCGCGCGGAATTCATACGAATTTGCAAGATATGATTGCCGCTGGAAGCGCACCGAAAATTTCATGCGTTAGCAACTGCGTGGCACCTTGCGAGCGTGGCAAAGGAGCCAAACTCGTCGGATACTGCATAGCAGATCGCCTAAGCGACGCCTATCTTGGCAGACAAGAGAGCGGGCTGTTTTTCACAGGCGCGAACGGCTGGAAGCTAAATGAAATCATTTCTGTAAAAGAATTAATGGAAAAACTCGTAAATGGCGAAGATAGTTAA
- a CDS encoding DNA-directed RNA polymerase subunit omega, translated as MRTEQIIAKALKVTGGDRYKLSLMTTKRTEELAAGATPLVENIDTRNMKFADIAILELAEGKITLDGIIDKD; from the coding sequence ATGAGAACAGAACAAATCATAGCAAAAGCGTTGAAAGTCACAGGAGGCGATCGCTACAAGCTATCACTAATGACTACTAAACGCACAGAAGAGCTTGCCGCTGGGGCAACTCCACTTGTCGAAAACATCGACACACGCAATATGAAATTTGCAGATATTGCGATTTTAGAATTAGCAGAAGGTAAGATTACCCTAGATGGAATCATTGACAAGGATTAG
- a CDS encoding apolipoprotein N-acyltransferase has product MFQKDFLVPSFSFVKNLKREYFTLNKINNGFFLALGVSNFIFVEILSQNLGGILPLLAEFFSPLIAIFALFVLLKSKKQIWFWFGFFIGAIWFYWISFSLIYFGLSFLIPVEILGICLIAGAIFRIFAIFDEPILRALCLAGLKFIHPFGFDWLNFELLFSHGIFRAEIFAFCAILAGICILIKFRHKAKILLFCACLICALEFKEKEAEFLPFKIKLENSQISQFDIWDEEKILDAIRENLAKIDEAIESGYEAIVLPESAFALYLNREEALKEILLEKSYKISIVAGAEAYEESKFYNSAYVFENGNLRRVDKHILVPFGEQVPLPAPIRDFINNTFLGGASDFSIAPNFSFYTIKEIPVKSAICYEATRGEFYSDDPKFVVAISNNGWFIPSYEPHLQRLIIRYYATLSGASVYHAINASPSEIITPRKLWVNKFLALFKTA; this is encoded by the coding sequence ATGTTCCAAAAAGACTTCCTTGTTCCATCGTTTTCCTTTGTAAAAAATTTAAAAAGAGAGTATTTTACATTAAATAAAATAAATAACGGCTTTTTTCTTGCGCTTGGAGTTTCAAATTTTATATTTGTTGAAATTTTAAGCCAAAATTTAGGTGGAATTTTACCACTTTTGGCTGAATTTTTCTCGCCACTAATCGCGATTTTTGCGCTATTTGTCCTTTTAAAAAGCAAAAAGCAAATTTGGTTTTGGTTTGGGTTTTTTATCGGCGCGATTTGGTTTTATTGGATTAGTTTTAGTTTGATTTATTTTGGACTTTCGTTTTTAATCCCGGTCGAAATTTTAGGAATTTGCCTGATTGCGGGGGCGATTTTTCGTATTTTTGCTATTTTTGATGAGCCAATACTGCGCGCGCTCTGTTTGGCGGGGCTGAAATTTATCCACCCATTTGGCTTTGATTGGCTAAATTTCGAGCTTTTGTTTTCACATGGCATTTTTAGAGCCGAAATTTTCGCATTTTGCGCGATTTTGGCTGGAATTTGCATTTTGATAAAATTTAGGCACAAAGCCAAAATTTTGCTTTTTTGCGCTTGCTTAATTTGCGCGCTAGAATTTAAAGAAAAAGAAGCTGAATTTTTGCCATTTAAAATAAAACTTGAAAATTCACAAATTTCGCAGTTTGACATCTGGGACGAGGAGAAAATTTTAGACGCAATTAGAGAAAATTTAGCCAAAATCGACGAGGCGATAGAAAGTGGCTACGAGGCGATAGTATTGCCAGAGAGCGCATTTGCTCTGTATCTAAACCGCGAGGAAGCCTTAAAGGAAATTTTGCTAGAAAAATCGTATAAAATTTCGATTGTAGCCGGTGCTGAGGCGTATGAAGAGTCTAAATTTTACAACAGCGCCTATGTTTTTGAAAACGGAAATTTGCGCAGAGTTGACAAACACATTTTGGTGCCTTTTGGCGAGCAAGTGCCACTGCCTGCGCCGATTAGAGATTTTATAAATAACACATTTTTAGGCGGGGCTAGCGATTTTTCGATTGCCCCAAATTTTAGTTTTTATACAATCAAAGAAATCCCCGTAAAAAGCGCGATTTGCTACGAGGCGACGAGGGGCGAGTTTTACAGCGATGACCCAAAATTTGTCGTGGCGATTTCAAACAACGGCTGGTTTATCCCCAGCTATGAACCGCACCTGCAACGCCTGATAATCCGCTATTACGCCACGCTAAGTGGGGCAAGTGTGTATCACGCCATAAACGCAAGCCCTAGCGAGATAATCACGCCCAGAAAACTATGGGTGAATAAATTTTTGGCATTATTTAAAACGGCGTAA
- a CDS encoding N-acetylmuramoyl-L-alanine amidase produces the protein MAKIVKILCAIVFSVSFAFGANASSVFANFDKNYVSASKTAKKELHSELKKIYSATSNKDKKTKISVLKRLTYSSEVLGYSNYSVYKSELEKLGAKADYKPAITDAKKTLSKADLEFLNSGKITPNSTKIDKSKPLILQSISSDENSVRVKFNRDLDHSEYKNFVINKDKIYRYVLDFNAKNSSHTTRLTGSFVDEVRTSQYNDKIARVVLNHNQKFNPKIEIFGNELIIAKTGAKIAMPAQTSAKATQVNSAKSEASGTNKIYKSTKGKLIVIDPGHGGKDSGAIGNGLKEKTIVLATSKKLGALLQKRGYKVLYTRSNDVFINLKSRTAFANKKNADMFISVHANAAPNAKQAPNFSGVETFFLSPAKSERSKNVAAFENQGDMEDMNAFSQETFLNFLNREKIIASNKLAIDIQSYMLNSVQKSYKSKDGGVREGPFWVLVGATMPAVLVEMGYISHPSEGKNLGTSAYQDRIAQGIANGVDAYFQKNK, from the coding sequence ATGGCGAAGATAGTTAAAATTTTATGCGCTATTGTTTTTAGCGTAAGTTTCGCATTTGGCGCGAACGCTAGTAGCGTTTTTGCGAATTTTGACAAAAACTATGTCAGCGCTAGCAAAACCGCGAAAAAAGAGCTTCACAGCGAGCTTAAAAAAATTTATTCCGCCACTTCAAATAAAGATAAAAAAACCAAAATTAGCGTCCTAAAACGGCTAACTTATAGTAGCGAGGTGCTTGGGTATTCAAACTACTCTGTGTATAAATCCGAGCTAGAAAAACTAGGCGCCAAGGCCGATTACAAGCCAGCTATCACGGACGCCAAAAAAACTTTAAGCAAGGCTGATTTGGAGTTTTTAAACTCAGGCAAAATCACGCCAAATAGCACGAAAATCGATAAATCAAAACCCTTGATTTTGCAATCAATCAGTAGCGATGAAAATAGCGTCAGAGTGAAATTTAATAGAGATTTAGACCACAGCGAGTATAAAAATTTCGTAATTAACAAAGATAAAATTTATCGCTATGTCCTAGATTTTAACGCCAAAAACAGCTCGCACACCACGAGATTAACAGGCAGTTTCGTAGATGAAGTGCGAACTTCGCAGTATAACGACAAAATCGCCCGCGTCGTGCTAAATCACAACCAAAAATTTAACCCAAAGATTGAAATTTTTGGCAATGAGTTAATCATCGCCAAAACAGGGGCTAAAATCGCTATGCCAGCGCAAACTAGCGCAAAAGCTACTCAGGTAAATTCAGCCAAAAGCGAGGCGAGCGGGACGAATAAAATTTACAAATCTACAAAAGGCAAACTAATCGTCATAGACCCAGGCCATGGCGGCAAAGATAGTGGCGCTATCGGAAATGGCTTAAAGGAAAAAACTATCGTTCTTGCAACCTCCAAAAAGCTTGGCGCACTGCTTCAAAAGCGCGGTTACAAGGTGCTTTATACCAGAAGCAACGATGTATTTATCAACCTCAAATCCCGCACAGCTTTCGCCAACAAAAAAAATGCCGATATGTTTATCTCAGTGCATGCAAACGCCGCGCCAAACGCCAAACAAGCGCCAAATTTCAGTGGCGTGGAGACATTTTTTTTAAGCCCAGCCAAATCCGAGCGTAGCAAAAATGTCGCAGCATTCGAAAACCAAGGCGACATGGAGGATATGAACGCATTTTCGCAAGAGACATTTTTAAATTTCTTAAATAGAGAAAAGATAATCGCCTCAAACAAGCTTGCAATCGATATCCAAAGCTATATGTTAAATTCCGTCCAAAAAAGTTACAAAAGCAAAGACGGCGGTGTCAGAGAGGGGCCGTTTTGGGTGCTAGTGGGGGCTACAATGCCAGCTGTGCTCGTAGAAATGGGCTATATCTCACACCCAAGTGAGGGCAAAAACCTAGGCACCTCTGCATACCAAGACCGCATAGCCCAAGGTATCGCAAACGGCGTAGATGCGTATTTTCAAAAGAATAAGTAA
- the secD gene encoding protein translocase subunit SecD, which produces MRSKITYRLIAFLVAAIFSLIFAMPSILQSEKGDKINLGLDLQGGLHMLLEVQSDEAITSKIKSIAASVNYAAKRDDLLMDGLKLDSDFFEFEILDPDEAPKFDALLHSAASGLEIAKTGEKYRVSLTPEEIASTKEYAIAQAVDTIRNRLDQFGLAEPTVAKQGESYILVELPGIKSSEEEQRAKDLIAKAAHLQLMALDEIRQDRALTMSEEEAKSYGDVIYPDAKNPEYKYLINEIPVLDGAMLVDARVAFDQNTNQPIINFTLNSQGAQIFGDFTGENVGRRLAIVLDGKVYSAPRINERIGGGSGQISGGFSVQEAHDVAIALRSGALLAPVSVSESRSIGPSLGQDSIDQSVKALTFAAIVILIFMVLYYGMAGVFADIALIVNILFLIAFMALFGATLTLPGMAGIVLTVGMAVDANVIINERIREVLKSGGSISQSITKGYENAMSAIVDANITTLITSAALYAYGTGPVKGFAVTMSIGIIASMITAILGTHGMFEVVMGKMEKSKNTKFWLGYKVRKAQNAGI; this is translated from the coding sequence ATGCGTAGTAAGATTACATATCGTTTGATTGCCTTTTTAGTAGCGGCAATTTTTAGTTTGATTTTTGCTATGCCTTCGATTTTGCAGAGCGAAAAGGGCGATAAAATCAACCTCGGACTTGATTTGCAGGGCGGTCTTCACATGCTGCTCGAAGTCCAAAGCGACGAGGCGATAACTTCGAAAATCAAATCAATCGCAGCTAGCGTAAATTACGCTGCTAAGCGCGATGATTTGCTAATGGACGGCTTGAAGCTTGATAGCGATTTTTTCGAATTTGAAATTTTAGACCCCGATGAAGCGCCTAAATTTGACGCTTTGCTTCACTCTGCTGCTAGTGGGCTTGAAATCGCCAAAACTGGCGAGAAATACCGCGTAAGCCTAACGCCAGAAGAGATCGCTAGCACCAAAGAATACGCGATCGCTCAGGCTGTGGATACCATACGCAACCGCTTGGATCAATTTGGCCTTGCTGAGCCAACGGTCGCCAAACAGGGCGAGAGCTATATCCTAGTCGAGCTTCCTGGAATTAAGAGCTCAGAAGAGGAGCAACGAGCCAAAGATTTAATCGCCAAAGCAGCGCATTTGCAACTTATGGCACTTGATGAAATTCGCCAAGACAGAGCCTTAACAATGAGCGAAGAAGAGGCCAAAAGCTACGGCGATGTAATTTACCCTGACGCGAAAAATCCAGAGTATAAATACCTAATCAACGAAATTCCAGTTTTAGACGGAGCAATGCTAGTCGATGCTAGGGTGGCTTTCGATCAAAATACAAATCAGCCAATCATAAATTTCACGCTTAATTCACAAGGTGCGCAAATTTTCGGCGATTTTACAGGCGAAAATGTCGGCAGACGCCTTGCAATCGTGCTTGATGGCAAGGTTTATTCAGCTCCACGCATTAACGAGCGAATCGGTGGTGGAAGCGGACAAATCAGTGGCGGATTTAGCGTGCAAGAAGCACACGATGTGGCGATTGCACTGCGTTCTGGTGCGCTTTTGGCGCCTGTTAGCGTGAGCGAATCGCGCAGTATCGGACCAAGCCTAGGTCAAGATAGCATAGATCAAAGCGTGAAAGCCCTAACTTTCGCGGCGATTGTAATTTTGATTTTTATGGTTTTATACTATGGTATGGCGGGCGTGTTTGCAGATATCGCTTTGATTGTAAATATTTTATTTTTGATAGCGTTTATGGCGCTGTTTGGGGCGACACTGACCCTGCCTGGTATGGCTGGAATTGTGCTGACCGTAGGTATGGCAGTCGATGCCAATGTCATCATAAATGAGCGCATAAGGGAAGTGCTAAAATCTGGTGGCTCCATTAGCCAAAGTATCACCAAAGGCTACGAAAACGCTATGAGTGCGATTGTAGATGCAAATATCACTACGCTGATTACTTCGGCTGCCTTGTATGCGTATGGCACAGGCCCTGTTAAGGGTTTTGCGGTAACTATGAGTATAGGTATCATCGCGTCGATGATTACTGCGATTTTGGGCACTCATGGTATGTTTGAGGTGGTAATGGGCAAAATGGAAAAGAGCAAAAATACGAAATTTTGGCTAGGTTATAAAGTCAGAAAGGCGCAAAATGCAGGTATTTGA
- the tyrS gene encoding tyrosine--tRNA ligase, whose protein sequence is MADIKDIMANFKRGVSEIIGEEQIEALITKFYESGETFLVKIGMDPTAPDLHLGHTVVLNKLAFLQQHGAIVQFLIGDFTAQIGDPTGKSETRKKLPHHVVMQNAKTYEEQVFKILDPEKTKVMFNSEWTNRLGASGVIELSSTFNVARMLERDDFEKRYKAEMPISISEFLYPLLQGYDSVCMKCDIEFGGTDQKFNLLMGRQLQRVYNVGKEQAVVMMPLLVGTDGVNKMSKSLGNYIGVTDAPNDMYGKVMSISDDLMWDWYNLLSQKSNEDIALIKQFVADEAVHPKAVKEELATEIVTRFYDEDVALEAKEEFDRVHGGNELPAEIPEFSVSAPAWIVKALLICKLATSSSDARRLIKSNAVSVDQTKISDEQLQLSAGEYTLQVGKKKFAKLKVR, encoded by the coding sequence ATGGCTGACATTAAAGATATAATGGCAAATTTCAAACGCGGAGTAAGCGAGATAATAGGCGAAGAGCAAATCGAGGCTTTGATTACTAAATTTTACGAGAGTGGCGAAACATTTTTGGTAAAAATCGGCATGGATCCGACTGCGCCAGATCTACACCTAGGACACACTGTCGTGCTAAACAAACTCGCATTTTTGCAACAACACGGCGCAATCGTGCAGTTTTTGATCGGTGATTTCACAGCTCAAATCGGCGATCCAACAGGCAAAAGCGAAACTAGAAAAAAACTTCCTCACCATGTCGTAATGCAAAATGCCAAAACCTACGAAGAGCAAGTTTTTAAAATTTTAGATCCAGAAAAAACAAAGGTAATGTTCAACTCAGAATGGACAAATCGCTTAGGCGCTAGCGGTGTAATCGAGCTATCAAGCACATTTAATGTAGCCAGAATGCTAGAAAGAGATGATTTCGAGAAACGCTACAAGGCCGAAATGCCAATTAGCATTAGCGAATTTTTATACCCGCTTTTGCAAGGCTATGATAGCGTATGTATGAAATGCGATATCGAATTTGGCGGCACTGATCAAAAATTTAACCTTCTTATGGGACGCCAACTCCAAAGAGTTTATAATGTAGGCAAAGAACAAGCCGTCGTTATGATGCCACTTCTTGTGGGCACTGACGGGGTAAATAAAATGAGCAAGAGCCTAGGAAACTATATCGGCGTAACAGACGCTCCAAACGATATGTATGGCAAGGTAATGAGTATCAGCGATGATTTGATGTGGGATTGGTATAATCTACTATCACAAAAAAGCAACGAAGATATCGCACTAATCAAACAATTCGTAGCAGACGAAGCTGTGCATCCAAAAGCCGTAAAAGAGGAGCTTGCCACAGAAATCGTTACGAGATTTTACGACGAGGATGTCGCATTAGAGGCGAAAGAGGAATTCGATAGAGTTCATGGTGGAAACGAGCTTCCAGCAGAAATCCCTGAATTTAGCGTTTCAGCACCAGCATGGATCGTCAAAGCTCTACTTATTTGCAAGCTAGCCACTTCTAGCTCGGATGCAAGACGCCTAATCAAATCAAACGCCGTCAGCGTCGATCAGACCAAAATTTCAGACGAGCAACTCCAACTAAGTGCTGGCGAATACACCTTACAAGTAGGAAAGAAAAAATTTGCTAAATTAAAGGTAAGATAA